The proteins below are encoded in one region of Bifidobacterium dentium JCM 1195 = DSM 20436:
- a CDS encoding response regulator, giving the protein MSEEQRIRVIIADDQELVRAGFAMVIGSQPDMMVAGQARDGAEAVALAETLHPDVVLMDVRMPGMDGIEATRQISSLQHRFAATGAQTGPRRTRVIILTTFDLDEYVMAAINAGASGFLLKDTEPETLLNSIRTVFQGNAIIAPSATKRLIERMMEGGLTDQDSLTIPASADTAPSRPAYTDPELDELTDREREVLIEIAHGLSNQEIADRLFISLPTVKTHVAHILSKINARDRVQAVVFAYENHLV; this is encoded by the coding sequence ATGAGTGAAGAGCAGAGAATTCGCGTGATCATCGCCGACGATCAGGAACTGGTACGCGCCGGTTTCGCCATGGTAATCGGCTCGCAGCCCGACATGATGGTCGCCGGTCAGGCTCGCGACGGAGCGGAAGCGGTGGCCTTGGCCGAAACACTGCATCCCGATGTGGTGCTGATGGATGTGCGCATGCCCGGCATGGACGGCATCGAAGCGACACGCCAGATCAGTTCATTGCAACATCGTTTCGCCGCAACTGGAGCGCAAACCGGCCCGCGGCGGACCCGTGTGATCATTTTGACGACGTTCGATCTGGACGAATACGTGATGGCCGCCATCAATGCCGGAGCATCCGGTTTCCTGCTCAAGGACACTGAACCGGAAACGTTGCTCAATTCGATTCGCACCGTATTCCAAGGCAATGCGATCATCGCACCGTCCGCAACGAAACGACTGATTGAAAGAATGATGGAAGGTGGGCTGACCGATCAAGACTCCCTCACCATCCCCGCGTCGGCGGACACTGCACCATCACGGCCGGCATATACTGACCCGGAACTGGATGAACTGACCGATCGTGAGCGTGAGGTCCTCATCGAAATCGCACACGGTCTGTCCAATCAGGAAATCGCCGACCGGTTGTTCATCAGCCTGCCGACGGTGAAAACGCACGTGGCGCATATCCTGTCGAAGATCAACGCCCGCGATCGTGTACAGGCGGTCGTCTTCGCCTACGAAAACCATCTGGTGTGA